From Candidatus Manganitrophus morganii, the proteins below share one genomic window:
- the queG gene encoding tRNA epoxyqueuosine(34) reductase QueG: MQRVDLLKRTAEIKSTASGLGFHRVGITSADPVEEAGRRFSEWLADGFSGEMAYLQKSPEVRSDPKLRFPEAKSVICLALNYYPSASPDPSVPEGSPRGKVARYAWGEDYHTIIEEKLALLISAIEDRGGRCWKGYVDHGPLLERAFAERAGLGFIGKNTTLITPDYGSWVFLAEVVTDLELIEDLPMTSQCGSCRRCLDACPTGALTEAYRLDARRCISYLTIENKKEIPEEFHPQMEGWLFGCDICQEVCPYNRNPVQTDVERFSPERGAGPSLSLEEIRSIEDNRRFKERFSHTPLVRTKRSGLIRNAKAIQVSQGEDD; this comes from the coding sequence ATGCAGCGCGTAGATCTTTTAAAACGGACGGCAGAGATAAAATCAACGGCATCGGGACTCGGCTTTCATCGGGTCGGGATTACCTCCGCCGATCCGGTCGAAGAAGCGGGCCGCCGCTTTTCAGAATGGCTCGCGGACGGCTTTTCCGGAGAGATGGCCTACCTGCAAAAATCGCCCGAGGTCCGCTCCGATCCGAAGCTGCGATTTCCGGAAGCGAAGAGCGTGATCTGCCTCGCCCTCAATTACTACCCCTCCGCCTCGCCCGATCCATCCGTTCCGGAAGGCTCCCCGCGGGGGAAGGTCGCCCGATACGCGTGGGGAGAAGATTACCATACGATCATCGAGGAAAAACTCGCACTCCTGATCTCCGCCATCGAAGATCGCGGCGGCCGCTGCTGGAAGGGATATGTCGATCACGGCCCGCTGCTGGAGCGGGCCTTCGCCGAGCGGGCGGGACTCGGCTTCATCGGTAAGAATACGACGCTGATCACCCCCGATTACGGCTCGTGGGTCTTTCTGGCCGAAGTGGTGACCGATCTTGAATTGATCGAAGATCTTCCGATGACATCCCAGTGCGGCAGCTGCCGGCGCTGTCTCGACGCCTGCCCGACCGGAGCGTTGACCGAGGCCTACCGGCTCGATGCGCGGCGCTGTATCTCCTACCTGACGATCGAGAACAAAAAGGAAATTCCGGAGGAGTTTCACCCTCAGATGGAAGGTTGGCTCTTCGGCTGCGACATCTGCCAAGAGGTTTGCCCCTACAATCGCAACCCGGTTCAAACGGACGTCGAGCGCTTCTCGCCCGAGCGGGGCGCCGGGCCGTCGCTTTCGTTGGAAGAAATCCGCTCGATCGAAGACAACCGCCGGTTTAAGGAACGCTTCAGCCACACCCCCCTCGTCCGGACGAAGCGATCGGGACTAATCCGAAATGCAAAGGCGATTCAGGTTTCCCAAGGAGAAGACGATTGA
- the lpdA gene encoding dihydrolipoyl dehydrogenase produces MADERYDVMILGGGPGGYVAAIRGGQLGLKVAVVEKEAVGGVCLHHGCIPSKAIIRNAEVLSLIQNSEAFGIKVDNIRPDYGQAIDRSKKVIQKLYSGLQHVMKKGKVDIHTGVGKIISPDQIEVTGSNGKKTIRAERLIIATGSRVRSLPGLNVDGRRVITSDEALLLRDLPRSVTIIGGGAIGVEFAYVYSVYGAKVTIVEMMPTLLPLEDREVTTLLERSFKKRGIEIFTKTRVGPIKDQNGGFAIELQTAEGGKTLTTDAILVAIGRAPNIEGIGLETIGVAIDEKRRLIQVDERMRTNVPNVFALGDVTTRPALAHGAMAQGVSVVESIAGIERPPVDLLNIPSAVYCHPEVASVGLTEEKAREAGHEIKVAKYPLSANGRAVALGETEGFVKVVADAQYGEILGAHIIGPEATELIGEFVLAKTVEATAQELKQAVHPHPTLSEAVMEAGGAIFGEAIHY; encoded by the coding sequence GTGGCGGACGAGAGATACGATGTCATGATCTTAGGAGGCGGGCCGGGAGGATATGTTGCGGCCATCCGCGGCGGGCAGCTCGGTCTGAAGGTGGCCGTGGTCGAGAAAGAAGCGGTCGGCGGGGTCTGCCTTCACCATGGCTGTATTCCCTCGAAGGCGATTATCCGGAATGCCGAAGTTCTTTCTCTGATCCAAAATTCGGAAGCGTTCGGGATCAAAGTCGATAACATCCGGCCTGATTATGGACAAGCGATCGATCGAAGCAAAAAGGTGATCCAGAAGCTCTACAGCGGGCTTCAGCATGTGATGAAAAAGGGCAAAGTCGATATCCACACCGGCGTCGGGAAGATCATCTCCCCCGATCAAATCGAGGTGACCGGATCGAACGGGAAGAAAACGATCCGAGCGGAGCGGCTGATCATCGCCACGGGGAGCCGCGTGCGAAGCCTGCCGGGTCTGAATGTCGACGGAAGACGGGTGATCACCAGCGATGAGGCGTTGTTGCTCCGGGATCTTCCGCGCTCGGTGACGATCATCGGGGGCGGGGCGATCGGTGTGGAGTTCGCCTATGTCTACTCGGTCTACGGGGCCAAGGTGACCATCGTTGAGATGATGCCGACCCTTCTGCCCTTGGAAGACCGAGAGGTGACGACGCTGCTGGAGCGAAGCTTCAAGAAGCGCGGCATCGAGATCTTCACGAAGACCCGCGTCGGGCCGATCAAAGATCAGAACGGCGGCTTCGCGATCGAATTGCAAACGGCGGAAGGGGGAAAGACGCTGACCACCGACGCAATTCTGGTCGCCATCGGCCGGGCGCCGAACATCGAAGGGATCGGTCTGGAGACGATCGGTGTGGCGATCGATGAAAAGCGCCGGTTGATTCAGGTCGATGAGCGGATGCGGACGAACGTGCCGAATGTCTTCGCCCTCGGCGACGTGACGACCCGGCCCGCGCTGGCGCATGGGGCGATGGCGCAGGGGGTCTCGGTCGTCGAGTCGATCGCCGGAATTGAGCGGCCGCCGGTCGATCTTCTCAACATCCCCAGCGCGGTCTACTGCCATCCGGAGGTCGCCTCGGTCGGTCTGACCGAAGAGAAGGCGCGCGAGGCGGGACATGAAATCAAGGTGGCGAAATATCCTCTGTCCGCCAACGGCCGGGCGGTTGCGCTCGGCGAGACCGAAGGGTTCGTCAAAGTCGTCGCCGACGCGCAGTACGGCGAGATTCTCGGCGCCCACATCATCGGACCGGAGGCGACGGAGCTGATCGGCGAGTTTGTCCTGGCGAAGACGGTGGAAGCGACCGCGCAGGAGCTGAAACAAGCAGTCCATCCGCATCCGACCCTTTCCGAGGCGGTGATGGAAGCAGGCGGCGCCATCTTTGGCGAGGCGATTCATTATTGA
- a CDS encoding 2-oxo acid dehydrogenase subunit E2 has translation MANRVVMPKLTDTMEEGVLLKWYKQEGEKVESGDPIAEVETDKAVMDLEAFASGTLKKILVPEGYVVPSGDLIALIAREDENIDEVLSHESKPRMRKKELKGAPPEREKPPGPQAEVSPQEEAGVRAPAPKEAPRKEAPRPAAPPRAEGEEIKASPLARKMAQERGIDLRTIKGSGPGGRITQRDIEEAAVPEAQAAAAPAAPAGQARPQTAAPEGEEVELSMIRKAIAKRMVQSKAPVPHFYVTSEIDMGRILSFRDEMEKSPDGVKLTLSELFLKAVALTLQKFPSYRSIYQGDRVRIVKSIDVGLAVGIPDGVITAVIRDCDHKTLAQISGEVRDKVKRAREKGLKPEEYTGAIFSVSNLGMFDVESFSAIITPPETGVLAIGSILQKPIANDGKIEVGRTVKVTLSTDHRVADGVQAANFLKELKQIIQNPLYLAL, from the coding sequence ATGGCTAATCGTGTAGTGATGCCGAAGTTGACCGATACGATGGAGGAAGGGGTCCTCCTCAAATGGTATAAACAGGAAGGTGAAAAGGTAGAGAGCGGAGATCCGATCGCAGAAGTGGAGACCGACAAAGCGGTGATGGATCTAGAGGCATTCGCATCGGGAACGTTGAAGAAGATTCTGGTCCCGGAGGGGTATGTCGTTCCCTCGGGGGACCTGATCGCCCTGATCGCGCGAGAGGACGAAAACATCGACGAGGTCCTCTCGCACGAGTCGAAGCCGCGGATGCGGAAAAAAGAATTGAAGGGGGCCCCTCCGGAGCGGGAGAAACCCCCGGGCCCACAGGCGGAAGTCTCGCCCCAAGAGGAAGCTGGGGTGAGAGCGCCGGCACCAAAAGAGGCCCCACGAAAGGAAGCCCCCCGTCCGGCCGCACCGCCCCGAGCGGAAGGTGAGGAGATCAAGGCCTCCCCCTTGGCCAGAAAAATGGCGCAGGAGCGCGGAATCGACCTCAGGACCATCAAAGGGAGCGGTCCGGGGGGACGGATCACACAGCGCGATATCGAAGAAGCGGCCGTGCCCGAGGCGCAAGCGGCAGCCGCACCCGCGGCCCCGGCCGGCCAGGCGCGCCCGCAGACGGCGGCGCCGGAGGGAGAAGAGGTCGAGCTGTCGATGATCCGAAAGGCGATCGCCAAGCGGATGGTCCAAAGCAAGGCGCCGGTCCCGCACTTTTATGTCACTTCCGAAATCGACATGGGGAGGATTCTCTCCTTCCGGGATGAGATGGAAAAATCGCCCGACGGCGTCAAGCTGACGCTGAGCGAGCTCTTCCTCAAGGCGGTTGCCCTGACGTTGCAGAAGTTCCCCTCGTATCGTTCGATCTACCAGGGAGACCGGGTTCGAATTGTGAAGTCGATCGATGTCGGACTCGCCGTCGGCATCCCCGATGGGGTGATCACCGCCGTCATCCGCGACTGCGATCATAAAACCCTGGCGCAGATCTCGGGTGAGGTGCGGGATAAAGTCAAGCGGGCCCGCGAAAAAGGATTGAAGCCGGAGGAGTATACCGGCGCCATTTTCAGCGTCTCCAACCTCGGCATGTTCGACGTGGAATCGTTCAGCGCGATCATCACCCCCCCGGAAACGGGGGTCTTGGCGATTGGATCGATTCTCCAGAAGCCGATCGCGAACGACGGCAAGATCGAGGTCGGAAGGACGGTCAAGGTGACCCTCTCCACCGACCACCGGGTCGCTGACGGCGTCCAGGCGGCGAACTTTCTCAAGGAGCTGAAGCAGATCATTCAGAACCCACTCTATTTGGCGTTGTAG
- the pdhA gene encoding pyruvate dehydrogenase (acetyl-transferring) E1 component subunit alpha, whose protein sequence is MTSKKPPLIEFLRQMILVRRFEEKAAEMYALGKIAGFCHLYIGEEAVAVGAIGAANPDDYIVTAYRDHGHALARGLEPKRVMAELFGKATGVSKGMGGSMHLFDAGKNFMGGYAIVGGHIPVATGIGFAMKYEKKDQVVLCFFGEGSVPSGNFHEALNLASLWRLPVVYICENNRFGMGTPVERSSALYDIAHAAKAHDMPFHHIDGMDVIDVYNQMKKVIEGVRASKRPIFVEARTYRYMGHSMSDPAHGHYRTKAEIDEQKKRDPILTLQQRLLEKKEITPEEVSKMEREIQDIVLESVEFAEKSPEPPLEALTEYVYSK, encoded by the coding sequence ATGACTTCAAAAAAACCGCCGCTCATCGAATTTCTTCGGCAGATGATTCTGGTCCGTCGATTCGAGGAGAAAGCGGCCGAGATGTACGCCCTCGGAAAAATCGCCGGTTTTTGCCACCTCTATATCGGCGAAGAAGCGGTGGCGGTCGGGGCGATCGGGGCGGCGAATCCGGATGATTATATCGTCACCGCCTATCGGGACCATGGACATGCTCTGGCCCGCGGGTTGGAGCCGAAGCGGGTCATGGCGGAGCTGTTCGGAAAAGCGACCGGGGTGTCGAAGGGGATGGGGGGCTCGATGCACCTCTTCGACGCCGGCAAAAATTTTATGGGAGGCTACGCCATCGTCGGCGGGCATATCCCCGTGGCGACGGGGATCGGCTTCGCCATGAAATACGAGAAAAAGGATCAGGTGGTCCTCTGCTTTTTCGGGGAAGGCTCCGTCCCCTCGGGGAACTTTCACGAAGCGCTGAATCTCGCCTCGCTTTGGCGATTGCCGGTCGTTTATATTTGTGAGAACAACCGATTTGGGATGGGGACCCCGGTGGAGCGGTCGTCGGCGCTCTACGACATCGCCCATGCCGCCAAGGCGCATGACATGCCGTTCCATCACATCGACGGGATGGACGTGATCGATGTGTACAACCAGATGAAGAAGGTCATTGAAGGCGTTCGGGCCTCGAAGCGACCCATCTTTGTAGAGGCGCGGACCTATCGATACATGGGTCACTCGATGTCCGATCCGGCCCACGGGCATTATCGGACAAAGGCGGAGATCGACGAACAGAAAAAGCGCGATCCAATTTTAACCTTGCAGCAACGCTTGCTCGAGAAAAAGGAGATCACCCCCGAGGAGGTCTCTAAGATGGAGCGCGAGATCCAGGACATTGTCCTGGAGTCGGTCGAGTTTGCGGAAAAGAGTCCGGAGCCGCCGCTGGAGGCGCTGACGGAGTATGTTTATTCTAAATAA
- a CDS encoding aspartate ammonia-lyase, giving the protein METKKVRKEKDSLGELEVPESAYYGVQTARAVANFPISGLRPHPTFIRASAMVKWAAAQANMVIGKLDPKIGKIIQKSAEEVIDGKWNDQFVVDVFQAGAGTSHNMNTNEVIANRAIEMLGGRRGEYKLVHPNDHVNMSQSTNDVFPTAMRVATLLMLRDLDPVLARFEKRLSEKAKEFDDVIKSGRTHLQDAVPIRLGQEFSGYARAIARSRKRIAAASEGLKELGIGGSAAGTGINTHPDYKKKMVAAVKKISGLDVVPSNNLFERMQSMADFVEISGALRELAVEVIRIANDLRLLSSGPRTGLAEIVLPPVQPGSSIMPGKVNPVMAEMTNMVCFHVIGNDLTITMAAQAGQLELNVMMPVINFNLLQSIEILTRDIDVFTERCIKGITVNRDRCRAYAETSVGLATILNPTIGYEAAAVVAKESAATGKPLRDIIIEKGILSPKEVDKILDPVKMTEPSE; this is encoded by the coding sequence ATGGAAACCAAGAAGGTCCGTAAGGAGAAAGATTCACTCGGAGAGCTGGAAGTTCCGGAGTCGGCGTATTACGGGGTGCAGACGGCGCGTGCGGTGGCGAATTTCCCGATCAGCGGGCTGCGTCCCCATCCCACCTTTATCCGCGCCAGCGCGATGGTGAAGTGGGCGGCGGCCCAGGCGAATATGGTAATCGGCAAGCTCGACCCCAAGATCGGAAAGATCATCCAAAAATCGGCCGAGGAGGTGATCGACGGAAAATGGAACGATCAGTTCGTCGTCGATGTCTTTCAGGCCGGCGCCGGGACCTCGCACAACATGAACACCAACGAGGTGATCGCCAATCGGGCGATCGAAATGCTCGGGGGACGACGGGGCGAATACAAGCTGGTTCATCCGAACGATCATGTCAACATGTCGCAGTCGACCAATGATGTCTTCCCCACGGCGATGCGGGTGGCGACCCTGCTGATGCTCCGGGACCTCGATCCGGTTCTCGCCCGTTTTGAAAAAAGGCTTTCGGAGAAGGCAAAAGAGTTTGATGATGTGATCAAATCGGGCCGGACGCACCTTCAAGATGCGGTGCCGATTCGACTCGGTCAGGAATTCTCCGGCTATGCCCGGGCCATTGCCCGTTCGCGAAAGCGGATCGCGGCGGCTTCGGAAGGATTAAAAGAGCTCGGGATCGGCGGGTCGGCGGCGGGAACCGGGATCAATACCCATCCCGATTACAAAAAGAAAATGGTCGCCGCGGTGAAAAAGATCTCCGGGCTCGATGTCGTCCCCTCCAACAACCTCTTCGAGCGGATGCAGAGCATGGCCGACTTCGTCGAAATTTCGGGCGCGTTGCGCGAGCTGGCGGTGGAGGTGATCCGGATTGCCAACGACCTTCGGCTTCTCTCCTCCGGTCCGCGGACCGGATTGGCCGAAATTGTCCTCCCGCCGGTTCAACCCGGCTCCTCCATCATGCCGGGAAAGGTCAACCCGGTGATGGCCGAGATGACGAACATGGTCTGCTTCCATGTGATCGGGAACGATCTGACGATCACGATGGCGGCGCAGGCGGGCCAGCTGGAGTTGAATGTCATGATGCCGGTGATCAACTTCAATCTCCTCCAATCGATCGAGATTCTCACCCGCGATATCGACGTCTTCACCGAGCGCTGCATCAAGGGGATCACCGTCAACCGTGACCGGTGCAGAGCCTATGCGGAGACGAGCGTCGGGTTGGCGACCATTCTCAATCCGACGATCGGATACGAGGCGGCGGCGGTGGTGGCCAAAGAGTCGGCGGCGACCGGGAAGCCGCTCCGCGACATTATCATCGAGAAGGGAATCCTCTCTCCGAAAGAGGTCGATAAAATCCTCGATCCGGTGAAGATGACCGAGCCGAGCGAATAA
- the glgC gene encoding glucose-1-phosphate adenylyltransferase, which yields MKRPRMLGMVLAGGRGERLFPLTRDRSKPSVSFGGKYRIIDFVLSNFINSGIYSIYVVVQYKSQSLIEHLRAAWRLGGRIKHQFITIAPPQMRRGEVWYRGTADAVYQNLHVIRNFDPELVVVFGADHIYRMDIAQMMDYHREREADVTVAAIPVPIESAHRFGVIKVNKEGRIIGFLEKPKDPPPMPGNPKFAYASMGNYLFNRDILMEALSHDAKRHSEHDFGRTIIPELFPEGRVFAYDFSQNEIPGLKKYEERGYWRDVGSIQAYYDAHMDLLGEHPRFDLNNFEWPILSDAVNAPAARMMGGEVVDSFIGEGSIIRGAKVKRSIIGRGVVLEAGSEVEESILFDFCEVGSGCRIKRSIIDRFNLIKPGEEIGYDLERDKQRFTVNNKGVVTIPRAPTRFFY from the coding sequence TTGAAGAGACCCAGAATGCTCGGAATGGTGTTGGCCGGCGGCCGCGGAGAGAGACTCTTCCCGTTGACCCGTGATCGAAGCAAACCTTCCGTCTCCTTTGGGGGGAAATATCGGATCATCGATTTTGTCCTCAGCAATTTCATCAACTCCGGGATATATTCGATCTATGTCGTGGTGCAGTACAAGTCCCAATCCTTGATCGAACATCTTCGCGCCGCCTGGCGGTTGGGGGGGCGGATCAAACACCAGTTTATCACCATCGCCCCGCCCCAAATGCGGCGGGGGGAGGTCTGGTACCGGGGAACCGCCGACGCCGTCTATCAGAATCTCCACGTCATCCGAAATTTCGACCCCGAGCTCGTGGTCGTCTTCGGCGCCGACCATATCTATCGAATGGACATCGCCCAGATGATGGACTATCATCGGGAGCGGGAGGCCGACGTCACGGTAGCGGCGATTCCGGTGCCGATCGAGTCGGCCCATCGGTTCGGTGTCATCAAAGTAAATAAAGAGGGTCGGATCATCGGCTTTTTGGAAAAACCGAAAGATCCCCCTCCGATGCCGGGCAACCCTAAATTCGCCTACGCTTCGATGGGAAACTATCTTTTCAACAGAGACATTTTGATGGAGGCCCTTTCGCACGACGCCAAGCGGCACAGTGAACATGACTTCGGCCGGACCATCATCCCCGAACTCTTTCCGGAGGGGAGGGTCTTTGCATATGATTTCAGCCAAAACGAGATCCCGGGGCTGAAAAAATACGAAGAGCGGGGCTACTGGCGCGATGTCGGAAGCATTCAGGCCTATTACGATGCGCACATGGACCTACTGGGAGAACATCCCCGGTTTGACCTGAACAACTTCGAATGGCCGATCCTCTCCGATGCGGTGAACGCGCCGGCGGCGCGGATGATGGGGGGCGAGGTGGTCGACTCCTTCATCGGCGAAGGAAGCATTATTAGAGGGGCCAAGGTGAAGCGGTCCATCATTGGTCGGGGGGTGGTGCTCGAAGCGGGGTCCGAGGTGGAAGAGTCCATTCTCTTTGACTTTTGTGAGGTCGGATCGGGGTGCCGGATCAAACGGAGTATTATTGACCGGTTCAACCTCATCAAGCCGGGAGAAGAGATCGGTTACGATCTGGAGCGGGACAAACAGCGGTTCACGGTAAATAACAAAGGGGTGGTGACGATTCCACGCGCTCCGACACGGTTCTTCTACTGA
- a CDS encoding O-methyltransferase, whose product MDIVDPAIEDYLLSLLPPREPVVAEMEALAEKIHFPIVGPLVGRLLYQLTLVHHAERIAELGSGFGYSAYWFAKGLPKTGKVICTEGSADRIRQGIDFLRRAGMDRQVEFRQGDALNLITEADGSFDIIFCDIDKRSYPDALAIGLPLLKSGGLFIADNVLWSGRVASASDDPDTVGVQIFNKTIYSHPQLTTTIIPLRDGVSVSVKR is encoded by the coding sequence ATGGATATTGTCGATCCGGCCATTGAGGATTACCTTCTTTCTCTTCTCCCGCCGCGCGAGCCGGTTGTGGCGGAGATGGAAGCGCTGGCGGAGAAAATTCACTTTCCCATCGTCGGGCCGCTTGTCGGGCGGCTACTCTATCAGCTGACCCTCGTTCATCATGCGGAGCGGATCGCCGAGCTTGGCTCCGGTTTCGGCTACTCCGCTTATTGGTTTGCGAAGGGACTTCCCAAAACGGGAAAGGTGATCTGCACGGAGGGGTCGGCCGATCGGATCCGGCAGGGGATCGACTTTCTCCGGCGGGCGGGAATGGATCGTCAGGTCGAATTTCGCCAGGGAGATGCCTTGAACCTGATTACAGAGGCGGACGGTTCGTTCGACATTATCTTCTGTGATATTGATAAGAGGTCGTATCCAGACGCCCTTGCGATCGGTCTTCCCCTGCTCAAATCCGGCGGGCTCTTTATTGCCGATAATGTCCTCTGGAGCGGCCGGGTCGCCTCCGCTTCAGACGATCCCGACACGGTCGGCGTTCAAATCTTCAACAAAACGATCTACTCCCACCCTCAACTGACCACCACGATCATCCCCCTTCGAGATGGGGTGTCGGTCAGCGTCAAACGGTAG
- the lipA gene encoding lipoyl synthase — translation MPDRHFLTPPQKRTERLPPWFKVQPKTGANYLKIRQLVKDLNLHTVCEEAQCPNIWECWNIGTATFMILGEICTRSCGFCAVTFGRPTELDLAEPDHLAEAVAALGLGHVVVTSVNRDELENGGAEIFAASIRRIRERSPNCTVEVLIPDFQGKKSALDLVLEARPEILAHNTETVPRLHSHVRPQAKYDRSLQVLAWSKEAGLLTKTGLMLGLGETIDEVRAVMADLVEIGCDILTLGQYLQPTAKHLPVARFVHPDEFALLKKEGEKMGLAHVEAGPLVRSSYHAEKQARELPMMNG, via the coding sequence ATGCCTGATCGACATTTCTTGACCCCCCCTCAGAAGCGGACGGAGCGGCTTCCCCCCTGGTTTAAGGTCCAGCCGAAGACCGGTGCGAACTACCTGAAGATTCGCCAACTGGTCAAAGATCTCAATCTTCACACCGTCTGTGAAGAGGCGCAGTGTCCCAATATTTGGGAGTGCTGGAACATCGGGACGGCGACCTTCATGATCTTGGGGGAGATCTGCACCCGGAGCTGCGGCTTCTGCGCCGTCACCTTCGGCCGCCCGACCGAGCTGGACCTCGCCGAGCCGGACCATCTGGCGGAGGCGGTCGCCGCGTTGGGGCTCGGCCACGTCGTCGTCACCTCGGTGAACCGAGATGAGTTGGAAAACGGCGGGGCGGAGATCTTTGCCGCGTCGATCCGGAGGATCCGGGAGCGTTCTCCGAATTGTACTGTTGAGGTTCTGATTCCCGATTTTCAGGGAAAGAAATCAGCCCTCGATCTGGTCCTTGAAGCGAGGCCCGAGATCTTGGCGCACAACACCGAGACGGTCCCCCGGCTCCATTCGCATGTTCGTCCCCAAGCGAAGTACGACCGCTCGCTGCAGGTGTTGGCTTGGTCGAAGGAGGCCGGCCTTTTGACGAAGACCGGTTTGATGTTGGGGTTGGGGGAGACGATCGACGAGGTTCGGGCCGTGATGGCCGATCTGGTCGAGATCGGCTGCGATATTCTCACCCTCGGCCAATATCTCCAGCCGACCGCCAAACACCTGCCAGTCGCCCGTTTCGTCCACCCGGACGAGTTTGCTCTGCTGAAAAAAGAAGGCGAAAAAATGGGCCTGGCCCATGTGGAGGCCGGCCCGCTGGTTCGAAGCTCCTACCATGCAGAGAAGCAAGCGCGGGAGCTGCCGATGATGAATGGTTAG
- a CDS encoding HAD family hydrolase, with the protein MKKYQALLFDLCDTIMPFRNDRMPLARIQGKEIRTTSPLLYECFTQYAAPIAYEEFHNHFVETTESIWIIRDRSGEEISSAVRFERFLERLGMSRGEHREALHKRFLETHLTRISLCLECAPPVREMLLRLKEEYQIGLVSNFDDTDTVHRVLTREGVDHCFETVIISSEIGIRKPRPEIFLAACEKIGVVPAECLFIGDSFENDVIGAKQLGMDVAWVNPIGLPPPAEEPRPDYILTRLTDLSRFV; encoded by the coding sequence TTGAAAAAGTATCAAGCCCTTCTGTTCGACCTTTGCGATACGATCATGCCCTTCCGGAACGACCGGATGCCGCTCGCCCGGATTCAAGGAAAAGAGATCCGGACGACCAGCCCCCTTCTATATGAGTGCTTCACGCAATATGCCGCTCCGATCGCTTATGAGGAGTTCCACAACCACTTCGTCGAAACGACTGAATCGATCTGGATCATCCGAGACCGATCGGGAGAGGAGATCTCCTCCGCCGTCCGCTTCGAGCGTTTTCTGGAACGCCTTGGAATGAGCCGGGGTGAGCATCGGGAAGCGCTTCACAAACGCTTTCTGGAAACCCATCTGACCCGGATCTCTCTTTGCCTGGAATGCGCCCCTCCGGTGCGTGAGATGCTCCTTCGCCTGAAAGAAGAATACCAAATCGGACTTGTCTCCAACTTCGACGACACCGACACCGTCCACCGGGTCCTGACGCGGGAAGGGGTCGATCACTGTTTTGAGACAGTCATTATCTCCTCCGAAATCGGAATCCGAAAACCGCGCCCGGAAATCTTCCTCGCCGCCTGCGAGAAGATCGGCGTCGTCCCCGCCGAGTGCCTTTTTATCGGCGACAGCTTCGAAAATGATGTGATCGGTGCGAAGCAACTCGGGATGGACGTAGCGTGGGTCAACCCAATCGGCCTCCCCCCACCTGCGGAAGAGCCCCGGCCGGATTACATTCTGACCCGGCTGACCGACCTTTCCCGATTTGTCTAA
- a CDS encoding pyruvate dehydrogenase complex E1 component subunit beta, which translates to MAHIAYRDALGQAMSEEMRRDDKIFLMGEEVGFYQGAFKVSRGMLEEFGPMRVIDTPITEAGFTGVGIGAAMVGLRPIIEMMTFNFSILAMDQIINNAAKIRSMSGGQFTVPLVVRGPGGSAARLAAQHSQSLESLYCHIAGLKVIAPSVPKDAKGLLKSAIRDENPVICFEAQALYGTMGEVPEGEYTIPIGVADVKREGKDVTLIAWSKMLLMCLRTAEELAKQGIDAEVVDPRTLRPLDMETILNSVRKTNRVVIVEEAWPYAGVSAEIADRITHEALDILDAPVERVTGVDAPIPYAKNLEQAALPSPEKIIHAVKKVMYLE; encoded by the coding sequence ATGGCCCATATTGCTTATCGTGATGCGCTCGGCCAAGCCATGAGCGAGGAGATGCGCCGCGACGACAAGATTTTCCTGATGGGGGAGGAGGTCGGGTTTTATCAAGGGGCATTTAAGGTCAGCCGGGGGATGCTCGAAGAGTTCGGCCCCATGCGGGTGATCGATACGCCGATCACCGAGGCCGGTTTCACCGGCGTCGGCATCGGTGCGGCGATGGTCGGGCTTCGTCCGATCATTGAGATGATGACCTTCAACTTTTCGATCCTGGCGATGGATCAGATCATCAACAACGCTGCAAAGATCCGATCGATGTCGGGAGGCCAGTTCACCGTCCCGCTTGTCGTTCGGGGACCCGGCGGTTCGGCCGCGCGCCTCGCCGCCCAGCACTCCCAAAGCCTGGAGTCGCTCTATTGCCATATTGCCGGTCTGAAGGTGATCGCCCCTTCGGTTCCGAAGGATGCAAAAGGCCTTCTCAAGAGCGCCATTCGGGATGAGAACCCGGTGATCTGTTTTGAAGCACAGGCCCTCTATGGAACGATGGGGGAGGTGCCGGAGGGCGAGTATACGATTCCGATCGGTGTCGCCGACGTAAAGCGCGAGGGAAAAGATGTGACCCTGATCGCCTGGTCGAAAATGCTCTTGATGTGTTTGAGAACGGCCGAGGAGTTGGCGAAGCAGGGGATTGATGCCGAAGTGGTCGATCCGAGGACGCTCCGTCCCCTCGATATGGAAACGATCTTGAACTCCGTTCGAAAGACAAACCGTGTCGTGATCGTGGAAGAGGCCTGGCCCTATGCTGGGGTCAGCGCTGAAATTGCAGACCGGATTACCCATGAGGCGCTCGATATTCTCGACGCCCCGGTCGAGCGGGTGACCGGTGTCGATGCGCCGATCCCTTATGCGAAGAATCTGGAGCAGGCCGCGCTTCCGAGTCCCGAAAAAATTATTCATGCTGTCAAAAAAGTGATGTATCTAGAGTAG